A stretch of Henckelia pumila isolate YLH828 chromosome 4, ASM3356847v2, whole genome shotgun sequence DNA encodes these proteins:
- the LOC140862890 gene encoding uncharacterized protein has product MEVKIEHQRPAGLLKPLPIPTWKWEDVTMDFIVGLPVSPRRMNSIWVIVDRCRTPLHWDEVGERAVLGPDIVTQTVDVIAKIRDRMLTAQSRQKSYSDQRRRDLEFEVGDHVFLKVSPWKGVMRFGKKGKLSPRYIGTFEILEKVGARAYRVALPPNLGGVHNVFHISMLRKYVANPSHVIHHEPVKWTPDLSYEEMPVQILDRQVRRLRNREIPMVKVLWSNQLVEEATWETEQDMQARYPELFGWV; this is encoded by the exons ATGGAG GTAAAAATTGAGCATCAAAGGCCAGCGGGACTCCTAAAACCCTTGCCAATACCCACATGGAAGTGGGAAGATGTCACTATGGATTTCATAGTAGGATTGCCAGTCTCACCGCGAAGGATGAACTCGATTTGGGTGATAGTTGACAG GTGTAGAACTCCCTTGCactgggatgaagttggagagagagctgttttgggaccagatatAGTGACTCAAACGGTGGATGTAATAGCTAAGATCAGAgacagaatgttgacagctCAAAGTCGACAGAAAAGTTACTCCGACCAGCGACgtagagatttggagtttgaagtAGGTGACCATGTATTTTTAAAGGTGTCACCATGGAAAGGTGTTATGAGATTTGGAAAAAAGGGTAAATTGAGTCCAAGATATATAGGAACTTTTGAGATCCTAGAAAAAGTTGGGGCTCGAGCTTACCGAGTAGCACTACCACCCAACTTGGGAGGTGTCCACAATGTCTTCCATATCTCTATGCTAAGGAAGTATGTGGCAAATCCTTCACATGTTATCCACCATGAGCCAGTGAAATGGACGCCAGACTTGTCCTACGAGGAGATGCCTGTTCAAATCTTGGACAGACAAGTTCGTAGGTTGAGAAACAGAGAGATTCCAATGGTGAAAGTTTTATGGAGCAACCAGTtggttgaagaagctacttgggaaacaGAACAAGATATGCAAGCACGCTATCCTGAACTATTTg gTTGGGTTTAA